The region ATTATGACATTTTCGCCTAGTTTTGACTGGCCCCATATAGACTTTGGAGGAACTCTTCCATTCCTCTCCATCTCAAGCATGGTCCATGATCTTGTTGTGTGTAGTTCTAGTATTTTGTCTTGGAAAACCGATACAACCCGAGGATGCTCTAATTAAGAACAACACAAAAATCACATGATCAaacaagaaacaattaaaactcTAAGTTTTTAAGAGTATTGTTAGAAATCTCACTTTTAATCTTCAATGCATCTTCTTCATCCAAAATGGCAGCAAAGCCATTGATGTATCTTGAATATGAATAAAAGATGTTTCTCTTTGCTTTATGCTTACTAtacatacaaaacaaatattaatcatCGATCTAGTTGGAATGAAAATTTAAGAACAAAAGAGTTAGTAACATGGATATTAAGATGATCGCGCGATCACCTGCCCAAAAAATTTCCTAAGAACTGATAATGAGACTGAGTTGCAGATTTATAATCTTGCAAAGAAGCTCCATTAAAGCCATGAGAATGTCCTCCAAGATAAACAATATAAGACTGtaaagaaaaaccaaatcaaacaaagaaatcagacaataaatatttagaacaatattaaaacaaaCAGAAGTTCACCTTTTTGGTTGCCGAGACAAGACCAAATGatacagaaagaaagaaaatgaaaagaagttgAATTCTTAAACAAATCTTCATCTAAATGaaattgtgatatatatatatatataattgatgattaattgtttgtttgttcttgtaaaagagaagatgaagatgaagatgaagatgggtAAGTAAAGAGTTAGAGAGTGAATGATTGTGAGGAAGTGTtttaatgtgtttgatttgaagAAATTAATGTGAAGAGGGACTGATTCTCTCAACGTACATCTCGCGGGTAACCTTCGAAAACCGTTGTAGacttcttctctctcttttctctctctctctctctctctctctctatatatatatatatatatatacttacaattttttttaataagtattAATTTTCAATGAATTGTGGCCAAGTGACCAAAGTGTTGCATCtctgttatattattttatgatttccaACAATTAGAATTAAATCTTCACAAAATTGAAAGTACTAATAAAAAcccaacaaatatatataattgggtcAACCAGATTCGAACTTTTTTACTATTCTAAAATTATATAGCAGCCGTTTGTCGtctattcattaaaaataatagatatatgattgggattttctttcaaattagccttaattgttttttataattgtcaCAATAATTGTTTGGTGATTTTACCATAAAAAAATGACTTTTGGACTTTAAAAAATGGCTTTGgacttttgaaaaataaaacttaaaaacttattttcttttaataaacaTGGAcagttttttaataataataatattttattaaaataagtgGATAATCCAtgaattcattaattaaaaaaaaaaaatgaaatacaacaacCTAAAACAAGACAACAAAAGACAAGAGCGAAAAAGAGGCTACCACTAGGGGATGAAAGGGTGGATGATGAGACAACAAAAAATCAAGTTCCTGGGTAACAAAAGCCCAAATAGACCAATAAATCCCTCCTTGTTTTAATTAGTCAAATTCAAAATCTCACTCTGTTTTTGCTTTTATAAccccattttttaaataatattgattttaaaaaaatttattaatttttatctcTTTAGAAAACCTATTCGTTttctgaaaattattatttttattttaaaacggCATCCACTCTTACTTATTTTAAAActttgtgttttaatttgtttaaaacaaatatatattttttaaaatttcgtAAACCTATTCACTcatgattctttttttaaaatttttacagaACCATACTTGAGTTTCATATAcatattcataaatatttttaaagtgaattaactttattatttaatattggaTAGAGAGTAAATTAgttcattataaatataaatgttatatatttattttttacatattttatttttacattttggtttttaattatttttaaaattaaatttttacttttaaaaatatatactttaaGATTTCTTAGTTGTTTTCCTCaagatgttatttttatttttatttttatttttggtaccGGGCCCCTTCCTATTTAGGCCTTAAcagattgattaatatatatttatttatattaaaattattagtattattattatataatatttattaaattttttaagaaaattttagttattatcttttaattaatttttcgaCATATGCTAAGTTGAgattatatatgcatgtatgtaaatattcaataatatagatatatataaaataatttaaaagatcaaattgcatatgcatattttttttttcctaattataaaataaaaatccccTAAAATCCACTGTTGAGAATATAAACGCAtcccaaatatttattattataaaatacatttacatttatctttatttaaattaataactaattaggtagttgaaattaaaaaaaaaatgaactaatCCTAATAGACTGGTGAACCAATTAATTTAAgcttttttatattatcaatttccAATAAATCggaatagtttattttatttatttattattattattttgacttgTGGGGCTTGTTCTTCCATTGCCATATGCCTTAACCATTGAATTAAGCAAAGGGTTGGCTTTTTATTTATCTCTCcaaaaatgttataaattgtttTTGGAATTACATTATTAATTAAGGAATTCCATGCATGTCTGTTTGGAGATACATTTAAactcaatcaaaccctaatttttacttaataaaaaaCCTTACAATATATATGTGGAGCAAGAACATAATGCCATTGCTCATGGCATTTAAATTATTCACATAATTGCAAGAATTACTAAATAATCTTGTTGCAAATGATTAAGAAACatgcattcaaacaaaaactaagaaactagagaaatattaaaaagactaaataaataaattattgatttcTTTCCATCatcatgtttatttaattactaaacctaaaaaagaattaaaacaagaaCACAACTAACCTATATTATTTCCCGCCAAATTAACACTAACtaattttcaaatgtaaactaCCAAAGGACTTCTCACATGGTGAATTCCATCAGACCATTTAAGACTTCCAAATGTAAAGCCTTTAACTGGTTCAGCTTCATTTGCCTCCATTGTCACCTGAAACTGTTGCTCCTTGCCGAACTCTTCGAACTCGAGCTCTGCTGGCTCCACAGTCACCGATACACCCTTTGGCGCGAATACGGTGGCGTTGTACTTGCTCGGAGGCCCAACATTTTTCAGCGTCCGGGTAACCGTCACAGTGCCATTGAGTGAAGCGATAGAGATGGAAGGATAGTTCAAATCTTCGGCTTTGATTGTTTTCGAAGGACATGAAAATTCACCACTGAATATTCCCATCATTGTTTTGTTGTAGCCAAGAGAACACAAGAAGTTCAAGTAGTCTTTAGGAGTGATATCATACACCAATCCAGGATCTACTAAAGCTTTAGTCTTTACATGTCCAGCTCCATAACTGAATGGTGTGGCTGTTTCATTGAATGCATCCTTGATGGGTTCCATAGTGTTATCAAGAGTCGTCGCTGAAAAAACGTAAAAAATGATTCAGTGAaggagtttaaatatatatagttagcacttggaaaagaaagttttcattatatatataccagTTGTCATGATTGCTGACTTGATCATAGCAGGACTCCAACTGGGGTTAAGGGTTTTGAGAAGGCCAACAATGCCACCAATATGAGGGCAAGACATTGATGTGCCAGACAAGAAGACGAAAGGAGTTCGGCGAGTGTCATAGTCCAGATCAGAAGGGTTGGCAACCTCTGAAAAGGCGGCAAGAACATTGACTCCTGGTGCAGTAATATCAGGCTGCATTTCAtaaaattcattatttataagaaatatgactaacaataataaaagaagaagaaatttcatTGGCATATAATTTTATGACCTTGAGGATTTCTTGATTGATAACATTTGGACCTAGTGATGAGAATGGGGCTATTGTCGGTGAAGGTCTCTTGCCGAACTTTGTTCTTCCACATAAAATATAGCCCTTCGATGACCTACaaattttcaagaacaagaaaaattaacCATTGTACTGATGATCAGTATGTGATCTTTGTTAGGTAGGAAATTGTGtctactaatatatatatatatatatatatatatatatatatatatattttcttttatttacttgGAAGAATTGAGGTAGGAGTAGAGCTCAAGGCCGTCAGAATAACCGATATTAATGGCAGGAATGAAGTGGGCATCGCCTTCGATATCATCTGCATAATGTTCATCATTTGCAATGATCATTCCGGCACCGCCAGCCTTTTGAACTACAAAGCCCTTGAGCATTCTTTCGATTTTGCCCCTGAGACATACAACTATCTTGCCTTTCACCTTCTCAGGATCAAGAGAATTCACCATGCAAAGATTACTGCAAATTAAGAGAAGGAATTGATCAGCTCAATAAGAGCAAACATTAATTCAAGAAGTTGTATATATGTAGTCAATATCGTGTAATTAATTTGAAGTTTAAATCATTCTCACGCAGCATGTTCTGTTGCATTTTTAGCTTTTGCATTTACTGAATTGATCATAGGATAAGGCCTTGGTCTTGGAAGACCCTTGGAAAAGGTCATTCCCTGACAAATTGAAGAACaaattagataattaaaatcaattaatgaataattaataaattcaacaaagaaattaaactaattaatgTGTATGATTGAATCACCAACCTTGACAAATTTTCCATTGTAGACAAGATATGAAGGGTAATATCTATCAAGAGTGCTTGCTCCGACGGTGAAAATCCACGGCGCCACATTCGACACGGTCCCTAGTAATGGGCCATCATTTCCACCTGAACAAGCAACTATAATCCCTTTCTTGACAGCATGAAATGATCCAATGGCAATAGAATCCTGGTAATAATCCAAAGGTGGACCTCCAACTGACATTGAGATAACATCAACACCATCATGTATCGCTGCGTCGAATGCTGCAAGTATATCGGCATCCATGCAGCCACCTACATCAGAGGGCCAACATATTTTGTAGGTGGCAACACGGGCTCGCGATGAGCCACCTTTCGCTGTGCCATTGGCGTAACCATAATAGCTTGCACCGGGGACGAAGGCCCCTGCCGCGGTTGAGAGTGTGTGGCTGCCATGGCCTTCAGTGTCACGGGGGGTATCGGTGATGTTTGCAGACGTATCACCAGCTTCTTTGAAGCCTTTGTTAAAGTATCTTGCTCCGATCAGCTTCCTGCATTCGCCATGAGATCCAATGGAATCACAAAAACCAGTTAGGGTTTCAGTTGTGCATGCATTGGTGATAGCTATACACTGTAATTGACAGTTATTTCAGTTGacataaattagggtttcaGTAATTATAAGTGATCTCCCTTGAGATGTATAAATGTTCATGCATGCTTGATGTTCTTGcaagaaataagaaaactaattaAGAAGTAattcaaacaaagaaattacTTGTTGCAATTGAATGTTTTATCGATTCCATTGTCACAAACACCCTTCCATCTTGAAGGAATTGGACCCATGTCATCTTCTCTAAAGCTCTGAGATTCAGGCCAAACACCTGCAAATTAACAGATCAAAAATTCAAGATTGTGGCAATGACTTCAATGAAGAATTTGAATGATAATATAAGATAGAAGATTACCGGTGTCAAGGGTTCCTATGATCACATCTTCTCCAAACCTCGCCTTCTTCCACAAGGATGAGTCCGGGATCTCGCCGGAGTAGAACTTCTGAAGTCCAAGGAATTCCCATGTATGTGTTGTGTGAAGCTTCAGTGCTTTATTTGGAAACACTGATACAACACTTGGATGctctaaacaacaaaaaccaattGTGTATGTACATA is a window of Dioscorea cayenensis subsp. rotundata cultivar TDr96_F1 chromosome 5, TDr96_F1_v2_PseudoChromosome.rev07_lg8_w22 25.fasta, whole genome shotgun sequence DNA encoding:
- the LOC120262006 gene encoding subtilisin-like protease SBT5.3 — protein: MRTLVSLLILFSFTVLLPTQTLAAKKSYVVYLGAHSPNTREEVAVNSHHEILGSILKSKEKARDAIFYSYTKEINGFAANMDENEANELSKHPSVVSVFPNKALKLHTTHTWEFLGLQKFYSGEIPDSSLWKKARFGEDVIIGTLDTGVWPESQSFREDDMGPIPSRWKGVCDNGIDKTFNCNKKLIGARYFNKGFKEAGDTSANITDTPRDTEGHGSHTLSTAAGAFVPGASYYGYANGTAKGGSSRARVATYKICWPSDVGGCMDADILAAFDAAIHDGVDVISMSVGGPPLDYYQDSIAIGSFHAVKKGIIVACSGGNDGPLLGTVSNVAPWIFTVGASTLDRYYPSYLVYNGKFVKGMTFSKGLPRPRPYPMINSVNAKAKNATEHAANLCMVNSLDPEKVKGKIVVCLRGKIERMLKGFVVQKAGGAGMIIANDEHYADDIEGDAHFIPAINIGYSDGLELYSYLNSSKSSKGYILCGRTKFGKRPSPTIAPFSSLGPNVINQEILKPDITAPGVNVLAAFSEVANPSDLDYDTRRTPFVFLSGTSMSCPHIGGIVGLLKTLNPSWSPAMIKSAIMTTATTLDNTMEPIKDAFNETATPFSYGAGHVKTKALVDPGLVYDITPKDYLNFLCSLGYNKTMMGIFSGEFSCPSKTIKAEDLNYPSISIASLNGTVTVTRTLKNVGPPSKYNATVFAPKGVSVTVEPAELEFEEFGKEQQFQVTMEANEAEPVKGFTFGSLKWSDGIHHVRSPLVVYI